In a genomic window of Asticcacaulis sp.:
- a CDS encoding sugar MFS transporter, with the protein MFCGLFAIFGFVTWLNGPLITFSKLAFSLSDVEAFLVPSVFYLSYFFLALPSAFILRKTGMKAGMALGLLMMAVGAAGFGQFASMRMFPPTLVSLFIIGAGLSLLQTASNPYISVLGPIESGAQRIALLGIFNKLAGAAAPFVIGTLILNGIGQMQAQVDAAPTTAARDLLLNAFAARIHMPYLVMGAFLALIAFLVYKSPLPNISDDANPGTGKGFWAALPQMVFGFLAIFFYVGVEVMAGDAVGTYGNGFHLPVDKTIFFTSYTMVGMLIGYICGLIAIPRFISQERYLVFSAVLGILFSIGAFLTKDYVSVAFVFALGFANAMMWPAIFPLGIRGLGKLTEFGAAFLVMGIIGGAAIPQLFAHLKDQYGFQLVFLCLMVPCYAYILLFGVLAGRKAK; encoded by the coding sequence ATGTTCTGCGGCCTGTTCGCCATCTTCGGCTTCGTCACCTGGCTGAACGGCCCGCTGATCACCTTCTCCAAGCTGGCCTTTTCCTTGAGCGATGTCGAAGCCTTCCTGGTGCCGTCGGTCTTCTATCTCTCCTATTTCTTCCTGGCCCTGCCCTCGGCCTTTATCCTGCGCAAGACCGGCATGAAGGCCGGCATGGCGCTGGGGCTTCTGATGATGGCCGTGGGCGCCGCCGGCTTCGGCCAGTTCGCCTCCATGCGAATGTTCCCGCCGACGCTGGTATCGCTGTTCATTATCGGCGCCGGTCTCTCCCTGCTGCAAACGGCGTCCAACCCCTATATTTCCGTGCTGGGGCCCATCGAATCGGGCGCGCAGCGCATCGCCTTGCTCGGTATCTTCAACAAGCTGGCCGGCGCCGCCGCCCCCTTCGTCATCGGCACCCTGATCCTAAATGGCATCGGCCAGATGCAGGCCCAGGTCGACGCCGCCCCCACCACCGCCGCGCGAGACCTGCTGCTTAATGCCTTCGCGGCCCGCATCCACATGCCCTATCTGGTCATGGGCGCCTTCCTCGCCTTGATCGCTTTCCTGGTCTACAAGTCGCCCCTGCCCAATATCAGCGATGACGCCAATCCCGGCACCGGCAAGGGCTTCTGGGCCGCCCTGCCGCAGATGGTCTTCGGCTTCCTGGCCATCTTCTTCTATGTCGGCGTCGAGGTCATGGCTGGCGATGCCGTCGGCACCTATGGCAACGGCTTCCACCTGCCGGTCGACAAGACCATCTTCTTCACCAGCTACACCATGGTCGGCATGTTGATCGGCTATATCTGCGGCCTGATCGCCATTCCGCGCTTCATAAGCCAGGAACGCTACCTCGTTTTCTCGGCCGTGCTCGGTATCCTCTTCAGCATCGGTGCCTTCCTGACAAAAGACTATGTCTCCGTCGCCTTCGTCTTCGCGCTCGGCTTTGCCAACGCCATGATGTGGCCGGCCATCTTCCCGCTCGGCATCCGCGGCCTGGGCAAGCTGACCGAGTTCGGCGCCGCCTTCCTGGTCATGGGCATTATCGGCGGCGCGGCCATCCCGCAGCTTTTTGCCCACCTCAAAGACCAGTACGGCTTCCAGCTCGTCTTCCTCTGCCTCATGGTCCCCTGTTATGCCTATATCCTCCTGTTTGGCGTGCTGGCGGGACGTAAAGCAAAATAA
- a CDS encoding TonB-dependent receptor — MAAQDAPAEAQGASPDDTTSVVVVGSRKALKTAQDLKKTADTVVDSITATDIGAFPDKSVAEALQRVPGVTVMRSVAGGDVMHFPAEPTGVIIRGLQQVKAEFNGRDIFSAGSASGLSWEDVSPEMLAGVDTYKNLTAEMLEGGIAGTVNLRTRLPFDQKGQLISATIEGDYGDISEKWTPSGSALYSNRWRTELGDFGFLGDIAYSDIETTSQGAILPRMMPFAAGTYTDQMNYIPSGISYNNTVYDRTRKGISLAGQWASTDNHFKATLQYNKSTYENTWNEDQLLSYWAWVDPATTNESTVWTDGSLIAPPDAPGLGINEAGGGTPFTFGSNGMFQTGVITASAGGWGYGSIADWSTGEYAAGSTDQYGTYGQYGIKDANGNDLPIYQPCLASNVTHAGQPCRLGPSVNLATRYSTESRTVEDTALNFIWTPTDRLKLTFDAQHVLSVNTHYDITYRNGTYANLAVDLTGDLPKLNFELPSGYNVVGTDPMSDYRNYFNESIMDHLEDSKATMNAVRIDGAYAFDGPWLSEIRAGVRMSERDQLNQWSAYNWQSISSNWGANPADSFHLDAPATANFAGYPGTYWQTRTFGDTGLLDGLIGQSQFVTINPDYLKDINLMEQTFGMTAQSAGGTKTPSSNWDPICMRAANIAGSCFQPGEILNVNLKQDSAYAMLKFGGPDATVFGGGITLSGNVGVRVVQTNLTSIGATNFAVPFTFDETNCLPLTPEQIAALGPNQYAISPGCLGQNSLDDQAFSDGGYSSSTVKTKHTYTLPSLNLKFSLPDNWIVRIAASRGMYMPDIGLLKNYTTLQRSYVPQSAITVGNPSIVLDSAGNPSSYIYGYSGSTGNARLKAITADQFDLSVEHYFAEVGSFSFDIFSKKFHDYIQNGTFVVPMTHNSVTRDVVVNGPVNGDGASVKGFELAYQRYFTFLPAPFDGFGLQANYTHLHNEGVKNSNLTLDTSDGSTITRSAQDGMINPGRLEQLSDDSYNLIVMYDKGPFGARLAYNWRSKYVNSVNDCCIGFPVWNDAEGFLDGSLRYAINSHTEIDLQGTNLLDTRPKIYQEVQGPTAANPDQAPLFLPAGTFAFDRRVQLSVRFKY, encoded by the coding sequence ATGGCCGCGCAGGATGCACCGGCCGAGGCGCAAGGCGCCAGCCCCGATGACACTACGTCCGTAGTGGTCGTTGGCTCCCGAAAGGCGCTCAAGACGGCACAGGATCTCAAGAAAACGGCCGATACGGTTGTCGATTCCATCACAGCCACGGATATCGGCGCCTTCCCTGACAAGTCAGTCGCCGAAGCCCTGCAGCGCGTGCCGGGCGTGACCGTCATGCGCTCGGTGGCGGGTGGCGATGTCATGCACTTTCCAGCGGAACCGACAGGGGTCATCATCCGCGGGCTCCAGCAGGTCAAGGCTGAGTTCAACGGCCGGGATATCTTCAGCGCCGGTTCGGCCTCGGGCCTGAGCTGGGAAGACGTATCGCCGGAAATGCTGGCCGGTGTCGATACCTACAAGAACCTCACGGCGGAAATGCTCGAAGGCGGCATTGCCGGCACGGTCAATCTGCGTACCCGTCTGCCATTTGACCAGAAAGGCCAACTCATCTCCGCCACGATCGAGGGCGATTACGGCGACATCAGCGAGAAGTGGACGCCCTCGGGTTCGGCGCTTTATTCCAACCGCTGGCGCACTGAACTGGGTGATTTCGGCTTCCTGGGTGATATTGCCTATTCGGATATTGAGACCACCAGCCAGGGCGCCATCCTGCCACGCATGATGCCCTTTGCCGCCGGCACCTATACCGACCAGATGAACTACATCCCCTCGGGCATCAGCTATAACAACACCGTCTATGACCGCACCCGCAAGGGCATTTCCCTGGCGGGCCAGTGGGCCAGCACCGACAACCATTTCAAGGCGACGCTTCAGTATAACAAGTCGACCTATGAAAACACCTGGAACGAAGACCAGTTGCTCAGCTACTGGGCCTGGGTCGATCCGGCCACAACCAACGAATCGACGGTCTGGACCGACGGTTCCCTGATCGCACCGCCAGATGCGCCAGGCTTGGGTATCAATGAAGCCGGCGGCGGCACGCCGTTCACCTTCGGCAGCAATGGCATGTTCCAGACCGGCGTTATAACGGCCTCGGCCGGCGGCTGGGGCTATGGTAGTATCGCTGACTGGTCTACCGGAGAATATGCGGCGGGTTCGACGGATCAGTATGGCACCTATGGCCAGTATGGCATCAAGGATGCGAACGGAAATGACCTGCCGATTTATCAGCCGTGCCTGGCGTCAAATGTCACCCACGCGGGCCAGCCCTGCCGGCTGGGCCCTTCGGTTAATCTAGCGACACGTTACTCAACGGAAAGCCGGACAGTCGAGGATACGGCGCTCAATTTCATCTGGACGCCGACCGACCGGCTCAAGCTGACCTTTGATGCGCAGCATGTCCTGTCCGTCAATACGCACTACGATATTACCTACCGCAACGGCACCTACGCCAATCTGGCCGTTGACCTGACAGGTGACCTGCCGAAGCTGAATTTCGAGCTGCCGTCCGGCTACAATGTTGTCGGCACCGATCCGATGTCCGACTACCGCAACTACTTCAATGAATCGATCATGGATCACCTGGAAGATTCCAAGGCCACCATGAACGCGGTCCGCATCGATGGCGCCTATGCCTTCGACGGCCCGTGGCTCAGTGAAATCCGTGCCGGTGTCCGGATGTCGGAACGGGACCAGCTCAATCAGTGGTCGGCCTATAACTGGCAGTCGATTTCGAGCAACTGGGGTGCCAATCCCGCTGATTCCTTCCACCTCGATGCGCCGGCCACGGCCAATTTCGCAGGCTATCCGGGCACTTACTGGCAGACGCGGACCTTCGGCGATACCGGGTTGCTGGACGGCCTGATCGGACAGAGCCAGTTCGTCACCATCAATCCTGACTATCTCAAGGATATCAATTTGATGGAGCAGACCTTCGGCATGACGGCCCAATCGGCTGGCGGCACGAAGACGCCATCGTCGAACTGGGACCCGATCTGCATGCGTGCCGCCAATATTGCCGGCAGTTGCTTCCAGCCGGGTGAAATCCTCAATGTCAACCTGAAGCAGGATTCGGCCTATGCCATGCTGAAGTTCGGTGGTCCGGACGCCACAGTCTTTGGCGGCGGTATCACCCTGTCGGGCAATGTCGGTGTGCGGGTGGTCCAGACCAACCTGACCAGCATCGGCGCGACCAATTTCGCCGTGCCTTTCACGTTTGATGAAACCAACTGCCTGCCGCTGACGCCGGAACAGATTGCCGCCCTGGGGCCCAACCAGTATGCGATTTCGCCGGGATGCCTGGGCCAAAACTCGCTGGACGATCAGGCTTTCTCAGATGGCGGCTATTCAAGCTCGACCGTCAAGACCAAGCATACCTATACCCTGCCCAGCCTGAACCTGAAGTTCTCGCTGCCGGATAACTGGATCGTGCGCATCGCCGCTTCGCGCGGCATGTACATGCCGGATATCGGACTGCTGAAGAACTACACGACACTGCAACGCAGCTATGTGCCGCAATCGGCGATCACCGTTGGTAATCCGAGCATCGTGCTGGATAGTGCCGGTAATCCAAGTAGCTATATCTACGGTTATTCCGGCAGTACGGGCAATGCGCGTCTGAAGGCTATCACGGCGGACCAGTTCGACCTGTCGGTCGAGCATTATTTTGCCGAGGTCGGTTCGTTCAGCTTCGATATCTTCTCGAAGAAGTTCCACGACTACATCCAAAACGGCACCTTTGTCGTGCCGATGACCCACAATAGCGTCACCCGCGATGTCGTCGTGAATGGCCCGGTGAATGGTGACGGCGCCAGCGTCAAGGGCTTTGAATTGGCTTATCAGCGCTACTTCACCTTCCTGCCCGCACCGTTCGATGGCTTCGGCCTCCAGGCCAACTACACGCATCTGCATAATGAAGGCGTGAAGAACAGCAACCTGACGCTCGATACATCGGATGGCTCGACCATTACGCGTTCGGCCCAGGACGGCATGATCAATCCGGGCCGTCTGGAGCAGTTGTCGGATGATTCCTACAACCTGATCGTGATGTACGACAAGGGGCCGTTCGGGGCGCGTCTGGCCTATAACTGGCGTTCCAAGTACGTCAACTCAGTCAACGACTGCTGCATCGGCTTCCCGGTGTGGAACGACGCTGAAGGATTCCTTGACGGCTCGCTGCGTTATGCGATCAATTCCCATACGGAAATCGATCTCCAGGGCACCAATCTGCTCGATACCCGGCCCAAGATCTACCAGGAGGTTCAGGGGCCAACGGCGGCCAATCCCGACCAGGCACCGCTGTTCCTGCCGGCAGGGACTTTCGCCTTCGATCGCCGTGTTCAGTTGAGCGTGCGGTTCAAGTACTAA
- a CDS encoding RidA family protein has protein sequence MTINRIGDPRSGSGGQMLPFAQATEAGGFVFVSGQVGFDAGGEIVQGGIVAETKQTMDNIVAILAKAGCTLADVVKANVWLDDTRDFAAFNRVYASYFDGQLPARSCVRSQIMIDAKVEIDVIAYKAK, from the coding sequence ATGACCATCAACCGTATCGGCGATCCGCGCTCCGGCAGTGGCGGGCAAATGCTGCCTTTTGCGCAGGCAACGGAAGCCGGCGGGTTTGTGTTCGTGTCCGGCCAGGTCGGTTTCGATGCCGGCGGCGAAATTGTGCAGGGTGGCATCGTCGCCGAGACAAAACAGACCATGGATAATATCGTCGCCATCCTCGCCAAGGCTGGCTGTACCCTGGCCGATGTCGTGAAGGCCAATGTCTGGCTTGACGACACGCGCGACTTTGCGGCGTTCAACCGCGTCTATGCCAGCTATTTCGATGGCCAGTTGCCGGCGCGCTCGTGCGTGCGTTCGCAGATCATGATCGACGCCAAGGTCGAGATCGACGTCATCGCCTACAAGGCCAAATAG
- a CDS encoding D-aminoacylase: MSPVPADILLRDGLVFDGSGDAPFRADIAIRDGLVIAIGDLPHLSARKCFDLAGKAVAPGFIDVHSHDDYACIRQPEMTAKISQGVTTVVVGNCGLSIAPLRFPNEPEEPFNLLGDSRAFAYSSFADYATAIDQARPAVNVAAMVGHTTLRQICLPDLKKAASPVERKQMQALLAEALEAGAAGMSSGVYYPPAAAADLDELTALAETVSAHGGVYATHIRSEYDGILEALEEAFTTASPTQTPLIISHHKCAGVRNWGRSVETLGLIDKAAKAQPVAMDCYPYTAGSSVLNPDLCDGEIKVLINSSETHPDQAGRYLHDIAGEWGISERDAAVRLLPGYACYFQIHEDDMRRILAHPLCMVGSDGLPNDKNPHPRLWGTFPRVLGHYAREEKLFPLAEAIAKMTGLPAKRFGFHDRGRITIGMAADITVFDADTVADRATFEKPVQISAGIEEVFVNGVHSWSHGQGLARAGGFLSHKTIAAATAIAGE; this comes from the coding sequence ATGTCACCTGTACCTGCCGATATTCTCCTGCGCGATGGCCTTGTCTTCGATGGCAGTGGTGACGCACCTTTCCGGGCGGATATCGCCATCCGCGACGGACTGGTCATCGCGATCGGCGACCTGCCCCACCTTTCGGCGCGTAAATGCTTCGACCTCGCGGGAAAGGCTGTGGCGCCCGGTTTTATCGACGTTCATTCGCACGATGATTACGCGTGCATCCGTCAGCCGGAAATGACGGCCAAGATCAGCCAGGGCGTGACGACGGTCGTGGTCGGCAATTGCGGCCTCTCGATTGCGCCGCTGCGTTTCCCGAACGAACCGGAAGAACCCTTCAACCTGCTGGGTGACTCAAGGGCCTTTGCCTATTCCAGCTTTGCCGACTACGCGACGGCGATCGATCAGGCGCGGCCGGCGGTCAATGTGGCGGCGATGGTGGGCCATACCACCTTGCGCCAGATTTGTTTGCCAGACCTCAAAAAGGCCGCCTCCCCGGTCGAACGCAAGCAGATGCAGGCTTTGTTGGCCGAGGCACTGGAGGCAGGTGCCGCAGGTATGAGTTCCGGCGTCTATTATCCGCCGGCCGCCGCCGCCGATCTCGATGAACTGACCGCCCTGGCGGAGACGGTAAGCGCTCACGGCGGCGTCTATGCCACGCATATTCGCAGCGAATATGACGGCATTCTCGAAGCCTTGGAAGAGGCATTCACGACCGCCAGCCCGACCCAGACACCGCTGATTATTTCGCACCACAAGTGCGCGGGGGTGCGCAACTGGGGGCGCTCGGTCGAGACGCTGGGCCTGATAGACAAGGCGGCGAAAGCCCAGCCGGTCGCCATGGATTGCTATCCCTATACGGCCGGATCATCGGTGCTGAATCCCGACCTGTGCGACGGTGAGATCAAGGTGCTGATCAATTCGTCGGAAACCCATCCGGACCAGGCCGGGCGTTATCTCCATGATATCGCCGGTGAATGGGGCATTAGCGAACGCGACGCTGCCGTTCGGCTGCTGCCGGGCTATGCCTGCTACTTCCAGATTCACGAAGACGATATGCGCCGGATTTTGGCGCATCCGCTGTGCATGGTTGGTTCCGACGGCCTGCCAAATGACAAGAACCCGCATCCGCGCCTGTGGGGCACCTTCCCGCGCGTGCTGGGGCATTATGCCCGTGAAGAGAAGCTGTTCCCGCTGGCCGAGGCGATTGCCAAAATGACCGGGTTGCCGGCCAAGCGCTTTGGCTTCCATGATCGCGGCCGGATCACCATTGGCATGGCGGCGGATATCACCGTCTTTGACGCCGATACCGTGGCTGACCGCGCCACTTTTGAGAAACCGGTGCAGATTTCGGCCGGCATCGAAGAGGTTTTCGTCAACGGCGTCCATAGCTGGTCGCACGGGCAGGGGCTGGCGCGCGCCGGCGGCTTCCTGTCACACAAGACAATCGCAGCCGCAACCGCCATAGCTGGCGAATAA
- a CDS encoding alanine racemase, with amino-acid sequence MALDLDPILDLPLTARIKGLPASAEGLPLREAGAQGWKLLDGSIPMSAAVIRSSVLTKNLNAFQTYIDQAGAKLAPHGKTSMCPQLFDRQLEAGAWGMTVATVSQANTALDFGVQNLLIANELVGEAEIRALSARQDAAPDTLILSLVDSLAGVERLEAILTSAGAKRPFQMMVELGLSGGRTGARTRDLALEIARCVARSPKLTLRGVEGYEGLIVTDDAKADATRVNAFLDDLLGLFDTCHAEGLFTGEPVISAGGSAYFDLVARGLKTEGITPLLRSGCYLTHDTGFYNKLLAHVGEREVLGPAPALQPALEVWAQIVSHPEPDLIIVNAGRRDLSDDSALPKVEYHAVPGEGAKAQAVKGWSFFRMNDQHGYIRLPHGAQVNIGDYVGLGISHPCTTFDRWPVILEVDDAYSVIGALKTFF; translated from the coding sequence ATGGCGCTCGATCTCGACCCCATACTCGACTTGCCCCTGACGGCACGCATCAAGGGGCTGCCTGCGTCCGCCGAAGGCTTGCCTCTGCGCGAGGCCGGCGCGCAGGGCTGGAAACTGCTCGATGGCTCGATCCCAATGTCGGCGGCGGTGATCCGCAGCAGTGTGCTGACGAAAAATCTGAATGCTTTCCAGACCTATATCGATCAGGCAGGCGCGAAACTGGCGCCGCACGGCAAGACCAGCATGTGCCCGCAACTCTTCGACCGCCAGTTGGAAGCCGGTGCCTGGGGTATGACGGTGGCGACGGTTTCCCAGGCGAATACGGCGCTGGATTTCGGGGTCCAAAACCTGCTGATCGCCAATGAACTGGTCGGGGAGGCTGAGATTCGCGCCTTGTCGGCCCGCCAGGACGCGGCACCCGATACATTGATCCTCAGCCTAGTCGACAGCCTGGCGGGCGTAGAACGGCTGGAAGCGATCCTGACAAGCGCTGGCGCCAAAAGACCTTTCCAGATGATGGTCGAACTCGGTCTTTCCGGTGGGCGGACGGGGGCGCGTACGCGTGACCTGGCGCTGGAAATTGCCCGCTGTGTGGCGCGATCGCCTAAACTCACCTTGCGCGGTGTCGAAGGCTATGAAGGCCTGATCGTCACTGACGATGCCAAGGCGGATGCCACCCGCGTCAATGCCTTCCTCGATGACCTGCTGGGCCTGTTCGATACCTGCCATGCCGAAGGGCTGTTTACCGGCGAGCCTGTCATCAGCGCCGGCGGTTCGGCCTATTTCGACCTGGTGGCGCGCGGCCTGAAAACCGAGGGCATTACGCCCTTGCTGCGCAGCGGCTGTTACCTGACCCATGATACCGGTTTCTACAACAAGCTGTTGGCCCATGTCGGTGAGCGTGAGGTGCTTGGTCCGGCACCGGCGCTTCAACCCGCGCTTGAGGTCTGGGCTCAGATCGTTTCCCATCCGGAGCCCGACCTGATCATCGTCAATGCCGGCCGCCGCGACCTGTCAGACGATTCTGCCCTGCCCAAGGTCGAATACCATGCCGTGCCGGGCGAGGGCGCCAAGGCGCAGGCCGTTAAGGGCTGGTCATTTTTCCGCATGAACGACCAGCATGGCTATATCCGTCTGCCGCACGGCGCTCAGGTCAACATCGGCGACTATGTCGGCCTTGGCATCTCGCATCCCTGCACCACCTTTGACCGCTGGCCGGTCATTCTCGAAGTCGATGACGCTTATTCAGTCATCGGCGCGCTGAAGACGTTTTTCTAA
- a CDS encoding MurR/RpiR family transcriptional regulator, with translation MTVLNDILTTIRERAPHEEGVNLKIGEEILRDPAMVVDVSIKSFASRIGVSEPSVIRYCRSIGCDGFKEFKKHLAQSLVLEQKFAKAPTSVGGEEGSSQTGDERFDRLTTSVAIALRSVSETEHFEQIDAAAKTLMASPMIAVFGLGGSSATLAMEAQNRLFRLGLRVVAHVDSYMQRMTAATLKKGDTVLIISATGQPETHAESARIARSYGATCIAMAPLKSPLAKASDILIPIELATDVPYHQPNPVRFAQLFVLDCIADRVALILGRPAMETLRRVSSAVSPQQHYLPTGD, from the coding sequence ATGACTGTATTGAATGACATCCTGACCACCATCCGCGAACGTGCCCCGCATGAAGAGGGCGTTAATCTGAAAATCGGCGAGGAAATCCTGCGTGACCCGGCCATGGTGGTCGATGTCAGCATCAAGAGCTTCGCCAGCCGTATCGGGGTCAGCGAACCGTCGGTGATACGTTATTGCCGGTCGATCGGCTGCGATGGCTTTAAGGAGTTCAAGAAGCACCTTGCGCAGTCCCTGGTACTGGAACAGAAATTCGCCAAGGCCCCCACCTCGGTCGGCGGTGAGGAGGGCAGCAGCCAGACCGGCGACGAACGCTTCGACCGCCTCACCACCAGCGTTGCCATCGCTCTGCGCTCAGTCAGCGAAACCGAACATTTCGAGCAGATCGACGCGGCGGCGAAGACGCTGATGGCGTCTCCCATGATCGCCGTTTTCGGCCTGGGTGGTTCGTCCGCAACCCTGGCCATGGAGGCGCAGAACCGTCTGTTTCGCTTAGGCTTGCGCGTTGTCGCCCACGTCGATAGCTATATGCAGCGGATGACGGCCGCCACACTGAAAAAGGGCGATACCGTCCTGATTATCTCAGCCACCGGCCAGCCCGAAACCCATGCCGAAAGCGCCCGCATCGCCCGCAGCTACGGGGCGACCTGCATCGCCATGGCGCCGCTGAAAAGCCCTTTGGCCAAAGCCTCGGATATCCTGATCCCGATCGAGTTGGCGACGGATGTACCCTATCATCAACCCAATCCGGTGCGTTTCGCCCAACTGTTTGTGCTCGACTGCATCGCCGATCGTGTGGCTCTGATCCTGGGCCGGCCGGCGATGGAAACTCTGCGCCGGGTGTCCTCCGCCGTTTCGCCGCAACAGCATTACCTGCCTACGGGCGATTAA
- a CDS encoding spherulation-specific family 4 protein produces the protein MKTCLLLLLIWLTPAVAAATPKLAVVSYWGQRVENFDHIPDHTVALINPSSGILVEDSVATPVDNIGVYKDVFRRAKKHDIRLYGYVPTGYFSHDCNSDGKCQTWERIESQVKIYFEKMPDLQGIFFDETAPADYDCALFSAEYEKLRALVAKYRPGGKIIFNVGMPDICAVAATAPGEMIVLFENDGRHYVNDYKQIKAATDQAKTNGTEVWHIINNIPTGKELEAVLRASDVYAPDYLYVIDVSGDWQAGFDTYGDLPSYWNAEIRALTGNNK, from the coding sequence ATGAAGACCTGTCTTTTGCTTCTCCTGATATGGCTGACGCCCGCCGTGGCGGCGGCAACGCCAAAACTGGCCGTGGTCAGCTACTGGGGTCAGCGAGTCGAGAATTTCGACCACATCCCCGATCATACGGTGGCCCTGATCAACCCTTCCAGCGGTATACTGGTGGAGGACTCTGTCGCTACGCCGGTTGACAATATCGGCGTCTATAAGGATGTCTTCCGCCGAGCCAAAAAGCACGATATTCGCCTCTATGGCTATGTGCCGACTGGCTATTTCAGTCACGACTGCAATTCGGACGGCAAGTGCCAGACCTGGGAACGGATCGAGTCGCAGGTGAAGATCTATTTCGAGAAAATGCCGGACCTTCAGGGCATCTTTTTTGATGAAACCGCACCGGCCGATTATGACTGCGCCCTGTTCAGTGCCGAATACGAAAAGCTGCGGGCACTCGTTGCCAAGTACCGACCCGGTGGAAAGATCATATTCAATGTCGGGATGCCTGACATCTGTGCCGTTGCCGCCACTGCGCCAGGCGAGATGATCGTGCTGTTCGAGAATGACGGCCGGCACTATGTCAATGATTACAAGCAGATCAAGGCGGCCACCGATCAGGCAAAAACCAATGGCACCGAGGTCTGGCATATCATCAACAACATTCCGACCGGTAAGGAATTGGAGGCCGTCTTGCGTGCTTCCGACGTCTATGCGCCGGACTATCTCTACGTGATAGATGTCAGTGGCGACTGGCAGGCGGGCTTCGATACCTATGGCGATCTGCCATCCTACTGGAACGCCGAGATCAGGGCACTGACCGGCAACAATAAATAA
- a CDS encoding SDR family oxidoreductase, with protein MFDFSGKVVLITGAAGGIGRGLCEAFLGWGATVYALDRDAGALSTMDTRLKTAAVDLTDLAATKAAIDNLVTAHGPVDILVNNAGAAAATALATLKPEDWTHDLAINLSAAYHCVEAVKTSMFARKSGVIINIGTVNAGLAIGHPAYSAAKAGLVSYTRSLAIEYGPLGIRANLVAPGTVKTQAWAERAAKKPEVFDDLKKWYPLRDFADPKDIANAVAFLSCDLSRMITGIVLPVDAGLTAGNPVLAAELTLEAF; from the coding sequence ATGTTTGATTTCAGCGGAAAAGTGGTTCTGATCACTGGGGCTGCGGGGGGCATCGGCCGGGGGCTGTGCGAAGCTTTTCTCGGCTGGGGTGCCACGGTTTACGCGCTGGATCGCGATGCGGGCGCTCTGTCCACAATGGACACGCGCCTGAAAACGGCGGCAGTCGATCTTACCGATCTGGCGGCCACAAAGGCTGCGATCGATAACCTGGTGACGGCGCACGGACCGGTGGATATCCTGGTCAACAATGCCGGAGCGGCCGCAGCCACGGCTTTGGCGACGCTTAAGCCGGAAGACTGGACGCACGATCTTGCCATCAATCTGAGCGCCGCCTACCACTGCGTCGAGGCGGTGAAGACGTCGATGTTTGCGCGTAAATCGGGCGTCATTATCAATATCGGCACGGTCAATGCCGGCCTCGCCATTGGTCACCCGGCCTACAGTGCCGCCAAGGCCGGGCTGGTCAGCTATACGCGCTCTCTCGCCATCGAATATGGGCCGCTCGGCATTCGTGCCAATCTGGTGGCGCCGGGCACGGTCAAGACCCAGGCCTGGGCCGAACGCGCGGCGAAGAAGCCTGAGGTCTTCGACGACCTGAAAAAGTGGTATCCGCTGCGTGACTTTGCCGACCCGAAGGACATCGCCAATGCCGTCGCCTTTCTCTCCTGCGATCTGTCGCGCATGATCACCGGCATCGTCCTGCCAGTCGATGCCGGCCTGACGGCGGGCAATCCGGTACTGGCCGCGGAACTGACCCTGGAAGCATTCTGA